The following coding sequences are from one Paenibacillus sp. FSL R5-0912 window:
- a CDS encoding phage holin family protein: MERVDVVVKLAIGAVTGIVSWMVGGFGLVFTVLLGLMMLDFITGFMVGVYQKNINSRIGTLGLIRKVYVVLLIGAVYLIEVAVLKGNGIVTDGVSGAFCLIEFTSITENGGKLGIPLPQKVKDIILVLKNKEKEE, translated from the coding sequence TTGGAACGTGTTGATGTTGTAGTTAAATTGGCAATTGGAGCCGTGACAGGAATCGTGTCATGGATGGTTGGAGGATTTGGTTTAGTTTTTACTGTACTCCTGGGACTCATGATGTTGGATTTCATAACTGGATTCATGGTTGGAGTTTATCAAAAGAATATTAATAGTCGAATAGGAACGTTAGGGCTAATCAGGAAAGTATATGTTGTTCTCTTGATCGGAGCCGTTTATCTAATTGAAGTTGCTGTACTCAAAGGTAATGGTATTGTGACTGATGGTGTTTCAGGAGCATTTTGTTTGATTGAGTTTACTTCGATTACCGAAAATGGCGGTAAATTAGGTATCCCACTACCTCAGAAGGTGAAAGATATTATCCTTGTGCTGAAGAATAAAGAGAAAGAAGAATAA
- a CDS encoding DNA packaging protein, with protein MAVETVKKKSKFDLVMEDFKLFAKNFVKIVDNEGNLIPFILNNEQNDFVDNMGKFNIVSKARQIGLSTTSLAICLHQALLRPNSSYMIVSQDNKQVSVLFGRLKLMNDNLPRPKYKFPDTVRDNRDELVLSNGSRIQVSPPSVNLGRGSTYQFVLCSELAFYDVNQSKLLTSVTQSLAKNPDSKIVIESTSNGMNFYYDLFMRSWKGQTNYKAFFFSWTSKAYIEQFRYEHNIAEEWYKLNNKGQRLTAKDLTEDEKRIYDAGGNLRMIMWKKWKLSSMSAVDFMTEFPSTPEESFRTSGRNVFDQGKILERLENVLPPMSKDELKTELPEQLLKYIGKGLNIYHLPRSNVKYYGGSDVASGALGDSSSLSLMDSEGKQVLAFASNKISVYEFAEFLNICGRFYNYSFLAVEKNSYGLPCLQRLREDYHYMNLYKHKTFDQKGNKKFALGWLTSESSKSILISDFKENFEKGIILIEDKDTLQQMTIFVENNGKMGNKKGAGLHDDLIISHSLCVQAMKNNKWYV; from the coding sequence ATGGCTGTTGAAACAGTAAAGAAGAAAAGTAAGTTTGATTTGGTTATGGAAGATTTCAAATTATTCGCTAAGAACTTCGTTAAAATTGTAGACAATGAAGGTAATTTGATTCCATTCATTTTGAATAATGAACAAAATGATTTCGTGGATAACATGGGCAAATTTAATATCGTAAGCAAGGCACGTCAAATCGGGCTATCAACAACCAGTCTAGCGATCTGTTTGCATCAGGCATTATTAAGACCCAACTCCAGTTATATGATTGTGTCTCAAGACAATAAACAAGTTAGCGTACTATTTGGAAGACTAAAATTAATGAACGACAATTTACCTCGGCCAAAATACAAATTCCCTGATACGGTTAGAGATAATCGAGATGAATTAGTGTTGTCTAATGGGAGTCGTATTCAGGTCAGCCCTCCAAGTGTCAATCTGGGACGAGGGTCAACATACCAATTTGTTTTGTGTTCAGAACTGGCGTTTTATGATGTTAATCAATCTAAACTGTTGACAAGTGTTACCCAGAGTCTAGCGAAGAATCCGGACAGTAAGATCGTGATTGAATCCACTTCGAACGGAATGAATTTCTATTATGACCTCTTCATGCGTTCATGGAAAGGTCAAACTAACTATAAAGCATTCTTTTTTTCATGGACAAGTAAAGCCTATATCGAACAATTCCGCTATGAACATAATATTGCTGAGGAATGGTACAAATTAAATAATAAAGGTCAACGTTTAACAGCAAAAGATTTAACTGAGGATGAAAAGCGGATATATGATGCAGGTGGAAATCTCCGAATGATAATGTGGAAAAAATGGAAACTATCTAGTATGTCAGCGGTTGATTTTATGACAGAGTTCCCTAGTACGCCCGAAGAGTCATTCCGTACGAGCGGCAGGAATGTTTTTGATCAAGGCAAGATTTTAGAGCGTTTAGAAAACGTCCTCCCTCCTATGTCTAAGGATGAATTGAAAACTGAATTACCTGAACAACTACTTAAATATATCGGTAAAGGATTGAATATTTATCACCTTCCTCGTAGCAATGTTAAATATTATGGAGGTTCAGATGTCGCGAGCGGGGCGCTTGGGGACTCATCTTCGCTCTCACTTATGGATTCCGAGGGAAAGCAAGTATTAGCATTTGCCAGTAATAAAATTAGCGTATATGAGTTTGCAGAATTTCTGAATATATGTGGTCGGTTCTATAATTATTCGTTCCTTGCTGTGGAGAAAAATTCCTATGGTCTTCCTTGTTTGCAACGGCTTCGTGAAGATTATCATTATATGAATCTATATAAACACAAAACATTCGATCAAAAGGGTAATAAAAAGTTTGCTCTAGGTTGGCTCACCTCTGAATCGAGCAAAAGTATACTAATTTCAGATTTTAAAGAAAATTTCGAAAAGGGAATAATTCTTATTGAAGACAAGGATACATTGCAGCAGATGACAATATTTGTTGAGAATAACGGTAAAATGGGCAACAAAAAAGGTGCTGGTTTACATGATGATCTCATTATCAGCCATTCTCTCTGTGTTCAAGCAATGAAAAATAACAAATGGTACGTATAA
- a CDS encoding phage portal protein, with translation MGTINDFINDFGYSNNWFVEYVEEVNNQMRIMNLLDIKEYISGKHLINTRPSEMFNGKEFVPRRIVLQMGRRLLEFGTAYLIGNKVTLTGNEKVVEAIKTVYKNGYDKLDFDLVHSVNRYGNAYEYVYVKDGKITSKLIDVADSYPVVTADNDYVAFVEAYTINNVTFYNVYYPDRVEKYSNSGGTLQSRGTFDNLTGLPVLYRNDNPIDDVYGRSDLEDYKTILDSLEDLISRSVDAFYKYITGIPVLKGQQLTGDKLPTSIVGAGLVLDSDAEFQFVQNKFDHQAFETLYKHLMTSLLDVSSTPGIVLGKTDISNLSEVSIKLLFSLSNLKAMISEKYIKDSMKMRYNKVRRLLELQGIVFTDEEWDTLDIVFQYAMPQSEKDIIDNLSKLREMSAISVESVLGHSPYTTDINSELERLSTERVNNDMSNNGDNKTVTN, from the coding sequence ATGGGTACAATCAATGACTTTATAAATGATTTTGGTTACAGTAACAATTGGTTTGTTGAATATGTAGAAGAAGTTAACAACCAAATGAGAATTATGAATCTACTCGATATTAAAGAGTACATATCTGGCAAACATTTAATTAACACTAGACCAAGTGAGATGTTTAACGGGAAAGAGTTTGTTCCTAGACGCATTGTGCTTCAGATGGGAAGACGGCTGCTTGAGTTTGGGACTGCATATCTTATTGGTAACAAAGTCACTCTAACGGGCAATGAGAAGGTTGTAGAAGCGATTAAAACTGTTTATAAAAATGGTTATGATAAACTAGATTTTGATTTAGTACATAGTGTAAATCGTTACGGTAATGCTTATGAATATGTTTATGTTAAGGATGGTAAGATTACAAGTAAATTGATAGATGTAGCAGATTCCTATCCAGTTGTAACAGCAGATAATGATTATGTGGCATTTGTTGAAGCCTATACGATTAACAATGTTACATTTTACAATGTCTACTATCCTGACCGTGTTGAAAAGTATAGTAATAGTGGTGGAACATTACAAAGTCGTGGAACATTTGACAATTTGACTGGATTGCCTGTTCTATATAGAAATGATAATCCTATTGATGATGTATATGGTCGGAGTGATTTGGAAGATTACAAGACTATATTAGATTCACTTGAGGATCTGATAAGTCGAAGTGTAGATGCTTTCTACAAATACATTACAGGTATCCCGGTACTAAAAGGGCAACAACTTACAGGAGATAAACTCCCTACATCAATAGTTGGCGCTGGTCTTGTGTTGGATTCAGATGCAGAGTTCCAATTTGTCCAGAATAAGTTTGATCATCAAGCGTTTGAGACATTGTATAAACATCTTATGACCAGTTTACTTGATGTCAGTTCAACGCCTGGTATCGTATTGGGTAAGACAGACATTTCCAATCTTTCAGAAGTAAGTATCAAACTTCTGTTCTCATTGAGTAACCTTAAAGCCATGATTAGTGAGAAGTACATAAAGGACAGTATGAAGATGCGCTATAACAAGGTTAGACGCTTGCTTGAGTTGCAAGGGATTGTATTTACAGATGAAGAATGGGATACATTGGATATTGTATTCCAATATGCTATGCCACAATCTGAGAAGGATATCATTGATAATCTCAGTAAGTTGAGAGAGATGAGTGCTATCAGTGTGGAATCTGTATTGGGACATTCACCGTACACCACGGATATAAACAGCGAATTAGAAAGATTAAGTACTGAGCGTGTTAATAATGATATGAGTAATAATGGTGATAATAAAACAGTGACCAACTAA